ACACCCGGGCAAACACTGCAACCGCTCAAGAGATACCCACAGCCCAggggtgtcatgtgacctgctgcAAAGGATGTTACATATTACATCATATCTTCCCTGTCTTGAAACCAAGGGGAAACTCAGCATGGCCTATAGTCTGCTCATTATTCTGGATAGCATACTAAAGTTATTTATATTGTAGTACATTTTGCTAATTAAAACCCAATTTCAACACCCCAGTTAGTGCATATCCATGCCATATGTGTACAGTAACATCACATTTATTTGACTAACTGAAGATGCCACTGCTAATGAACCAAATACCTGCACCTTACCATTAAAGTGCATCCAGTGTGCATTGGATAATGTAGTGAAAATGGTCAAATTAAGTTATTCAAGGTTCAATTACAGCTTGGCCGAGTGTCCGTGACTGATATGAACACGTGTCCATTTCGTCACATGTAGTATTCCTTAATCACTACAGTGCTTAATTTCCTTGGTCTTCCTTCCAATAACaatttatacagtaataaatatGATAAAGGAGATAATTTCTAACACAATTTTGTAAGTTGaccaaaaaatatattaatatataatatagaaATAAAAACAGCGTAACCTATAAAGTTGTCAAGTCATTGGCTGCGATTCATTGGCGCGGAAATTTACCGACAATAATCCCACAGGCGCTGAGGAGTCCGATCTCTTTCTTCAGAGCCACGCCGGAGGTCCCGGAACCCTCGTCGGTCTTCGGGGATTCCGCGGCTACCGGGACGCTGCCCCTCTGCCTGGCACCGTCCGTCATTTTCCCCGCTCTGCTACGCTCTTTGGATCAATTACTGTCACAGTCTTGGCTAAAGGGCTGTCTTTGAAAAATGTAGATGCAATCCTTTGATCAGCCTTAGAACGACTGTCTTTATGCCTAATTTAGTGCTGGTACAAATAATGAAGATGATGGAACTTCCACGGTAATTGAGGTAACATACAGTCCTATATATGTGCGGAGTGGAATTCCAATATGAACATTTCGCATCAATGACGTCAAAGTATTCTTCAGATGTTCAATATATAGCAACGGTAACGTCTGACGCAATATATCTGCCCGtctatttattaaaacaaatttgaataatgataaaaaaaacagtaaaatgaaTTACTCAGCGTCTCGTGCTGATTTCTGTTTTCCCGTATTTTGTAAGACAGTTCAAAAAATTAAGAAATGGCACTTTGTTATAATAACTGCTTTCAAATAGGCAATAATGAACTCGTCGCGCGCTCTTATTCAGCGCGCAGAACTTCAGCGAGATGGATGCAAGTACTTCCCTGGTCCGACGGCTCAGGCTATTTCTCCGTCTATCGTCAAAGTCtgtattattaaaaaaagaaagtttttttaaaaagggggTCAGAATTAATCAACCATGTTGTATACCATAGCAGACCGTCTGTCGTCAACAGCGAGCGTAAGCGACGGCATTCATCATAGTTTCCTTCTTTTAGAAAGATGTTCGCACGTATGAAAACACGATGGATGGGTCCCGCTCATCAAATGACTTCTTTCTTGCATCCGTTGTGTTTATCTGattgtttaaaataatttacGCATCTATTCGAAGTCGGCACTAGACCGTAGTGATGTATCCCACTCGGCTTTCAGTCATATATCACATAGGCACTGTAGTACCTCCCTCTGCCGCATACTCCCTCCCACAGGTCATTAGAGGGGATGCGTCTCGTAAGATCTACATACATCACGCTAACTCTCTACTGGGTAAAAGAGCTACGTCTGACAGCAGCGTACCGGTACTGAATGATTTTGTGAAAACCCATGCATGCATGTCCGACTGACGTCGGTGATCACTATGCAGATTACTATGCAGGAATCACAAGGGCCACTATCAGTGAACAGCAAGTTTGAAAAGTGTAACTACATTTCCTATCGCAAATTTCTAAAAATAGATTCACTGGAAAAACCAGTGACTTAAAAACAGATACGCACCTCCCAATGCATGCTTTCAGTCAACAAACACTCGGTAGTGCTTTGTTGATAGTCAATAAGAAATTAAGCGTTCATGCAGGGGGGCACGCGGATTCGTACCTGACCAAGCCATTGGGGCTTAGAGCTCAGGGTCATAGTGACAGATCACAGAAGTGGCATCGGGCAGACAGGCCTGGTAGTTCTGTTCCACAAGGTACCAACAACAATATTAATAACCTATCCTCAatgatacaaaaatgttcctgagtccatttctataccttagaccagtgtttctcaaccaagtcctcagcgaaccccagccagtccacgtttttactccctctcagctcccagtgcacctgtaccagctattcggtgtttctgattggctgggagctgggagggagcaaaaacgtggactggctggggtttgctgaggactgggttgagaaacactgccttagacTATAAgctacatttacctacagctagggcaCAACCGGCAGGCTTTGAGGATACAGCCCCAGCGACAAGTATGACTTCAAAAGGTGCAAACTGGTACTTATTTTTTAAACAGTGTAGGAATGTGGAACAGCAGTAAAATGATCATTAATGAAATGTCAATTAAGtgatgcaaaaaaacaaaaaatggaaGAGAGATCCAGCATCACCATGACTTTGTTAAAACCAAACTAATTATGAAGTGCAATGTCTTCAATGACAAATTTTAAGTGTAAAGGGGTAACAGGATGTGCTGAAAAGAATTTGCCAGCCGCTGTGACTGTCACTGTGTAACCGTAAAAGGCAGAAAATTGGATATATGTCACTGAGGGTTTGCAGCAAAATGCAGGAAGCAAACACTAGTGcagatgtacacacacacacaacagatgACATTGAGTTCTGTGAAAGTGCATGTATAAATAGATATATCGAGTGATGGACcaggggagggaaaaaaatcaatatggGAGAGGAAGATGGGAAGAGGGGCATTAGTGTCACTAAACTGCTGATGGCAAAGGAGCAGCATCCTGTCTGGGTGCCCCCCGCTTTGGGCTCCGTGCTGTGCAGCCGTGTTTCcgaacccagtcctcagggactctccaagtcagtccacatttttgctccctcccagctcctggtaggaagcaaaaatgtggactgtcctgcagggagcaaaaacgtggaaaCACGGCTGTACAGGATAGGCTTCGAGCTCACTGGGAACCTGCACTGAATATGGAGTCACGAAAGAGAGATGGATGTATTCAAGGAAAATCCAAAGGGACAAGGAGTGAGCAAAATGGGATTTACGGAGGGTGGAAAAAGGATCAAAACACACTGGCATATGTATTATCTGTAATCCGAAAACAATTACCAATCAAAAACATAGTTCCTGCATGTCTGTAACACAGATTCTGTAAGATGCTTACGCTGAAATTTATCTAGTTACACAACTTAGTTTCTTAGGGAAATGCACCATTCTCAGTTCCCCGTCGCCCAGCTTCATTCCTCTTACATATTTTTTCTGTCCCGTAAACATAAGGTGCAGGTTAACTTAACCCCTGTTAAAAGGACCATTCCTTTCTTTAATGATTGACTGCACTGTACTTCAGAAATGCCTTTGAGGACACAGAAGGCTCTGttgttttaattaatcaagCTCGTCTACGCATGACAGACACATTCCCTGCAGAACACAATCTGCCTGACCTAGACATCGCCAACTTTCGGACAGTTTGACCTTCTGTCGCGTCACCATGGTTACGTACCCTCCGGCTCTACTCAGGCGGCGGCCCTGGGTCGCGTGTTCGCAGAATGGCAAGCAGCGGTCTTAAGCACATGAGCTGGTTCAGCATAACAGAACCACAGGGACCTTCAGAATGACCGGGCATTAAAGGAGCGCTGAATCTTCCCGAGAGCATAGAAAACAACAACCACAAGAAGCAGTTAGCGTCGGAAAAGCCATAAACTGCCTTTATCCTCTTTATAAAAAGTGTTTCAGAACTTCATTTGCCATATCAGTGATTTTATCAGCAATGTCCTTCAGGCTTGTACCACATGTGtccacacgcgcacacacacacacacacgcgcgcacacacacacacttgagtGCCTCTGCACACCCCATCTTAGTAGAACAGTTTTGAAGGACACAACCCGTACCTATGGCATTAGAACCAGGGGAACACACGGTACCAGTTTCTCATTTGAAACAAAACTGAGGAATGCCGATCAGGTTCCCCTATGTTTGTTACAAAGGCAGGACCATGTGGGTTTTCACAAAATCTTTACTTCAGCAGACAGAGAAAAATGAGGACAACCCAACAGCAAGAGACAACCGGGGCAGGTTTGCACGTCCGCATGAGCGCCGCCCTATAGGCCGATGGTGTAGGAGCGACCGGCTGGGTTGTGGATGGCAGAGCAGACGGGCTCCGTCACGGCCCACTCGTACCACACCTTCTTGCCGTTGTTACACCTCCAGAACCTCACGCTGACGTGGTCTCCCCGCGACAGGGAGATTGGCTGCTGTAATGAGAAGAGCGCACGGGTGCATTGAGCAACactgacctgcagggggcgacagcGAGGCCATGGCCACTGCACCAGGGGAAACGGTAACTTACTTTGAGCGGGAACAATATGGGAAACCAGGAAAACATTCCAGGTGAGTGGGTCTCTGGTTTGATACCTGGTAGAGGCACAAGGTACAGTTAGCTCAGCTGAAAGTTTCAGTTTAATTACAAAAACTACAAGTCAATGGAAACAAAAATAACTAAACAGTATATTTCCCCAAGTTTAGACCTGTCTGATGCTTCaaacattccatccatccatccatccatccccacttgtcctatgcagatTTGCCTGGATCCGGGTCCTATCCTGCAAACTATGGGCACAAAGCCCAACTCATCGCAAGGCACACTCGCATGCACGCCTACAATTTGGCGACTAATTCAGCTTAGCATACTTTGAGGGGGGGAACTGGAGAACGCCGAGGAAACACTgccacaacacagggagaacatgcaaactccattgACATAGAACCacggcagagactcgaaccctggtcctagAGGAGTGTGGAGtcagtgccaaccactgcaccgTTACCCCTGCCTCAAACCCACTCAGGGGTCCTAATGAGGTCCCATTCCAGGAGGGTGTGAGGCGTGGGACCCCAGACCAAAGAGTAGTAGTAGCAATGACACCCAAACAGTAAGTTTAGTGTTAAACGTTCACCTGAACCCTTAGCTCCAGCACCGAAAGGGAATGCAGGGACTTACTTAGAGTCACGTCTTTGTACAGCGTCGACTCAAAGTATCCGGCGAAGCCGTGGAGCACAGAGTTACAGCCAACTGAGAACCGCAGGCACTGGTACCGGTTATTATTCATATCTGTGAAAGACAGAAGCATCGTGTGTTTTTGTAAATGTACCTTTCAGTCTttatttaaggtacagaaatggactccgAGGAACAAACGAGCATTCCTAAATATCACTTCCAACATCCACAATTGCAAGCAGAGCTGCACCCCGTGATTGGTGAAAAGAAGCTGTGAAACCCACTGTGGGCGGGGTTATCATGGACTGTGAAGCAGAGCCGCACCCTGTGATTGGTGAAAAGAAGCTGTGAAACCCACTGTGGGCGGGGTTATCATGGACTGTGAAGCAGAGCTGCACCCTGTAATTGGTGAAAAGCAACTTTGAATCCCACCGTGGGCGGGGTTATCATGGACTGTGAGTCACTGCTTGGTTCAGCCCAAGGGAAAGGAGTGAATTGGACCAATGGGGATTGGGTAACAGCAGTACCACCCACTGTGGGTTCGGGAAAGCCTGGTTCCTCCCAGAAGCGGCTGTGGACAGAGGCGGCGGCCCTCACCCGTGCTGGGGTGGCTGAAGCTGAAGCACGGCTTGGGCTCGGCCAGCTGGTGGAAGTTGTGCAGCCGCACCACGTAGGGCGTCTCGAAGTGGCACTCGGGGTCCTTGTCGCGCTCGCGGCACCCCCGCACCTCGTTGTACAGCTTGGAGGACGACAGCGGGGCCAGGAAGGAGGTGTAGGAGCTGGGGATGCTCACCCCATCATCTGAAAGAGTGCGGCCCCCACATTGCCGAAGGGCAGAACTTATTAAGCTACTTCAATAAGTTAGAGAGATTACTATGCAGGAATCACAAGGGCCACTATCAGTGAACAGCGATTACAACCAAACagcatgttaaataaataaataggacCATTACGGTAAATGCAGTGTGCAAAAGGTCATGAACTAGAAGCTATAATTAGCAATGGGACATATAGTACTATGCAAAAATCTAAGGCAGTGAAAGAAAACCTTTAAAGCTACTTACCTGGGTAGTAAGTGCATATTtgttcagaaaaaaaagtacacaactactaatattaaaatatatgccagggctcttcaaatccggccctcgattccaaaccCAGGCCGtattttcagttctcccaggtagttaaaCAACTACCGATTCAGATTCACACCcggctcacaggtgaaggataTATGCTAATTAGCAGTAACAGAATAAATACCAACAGGAATTCATGTCCTCCAGAAAGaacccaaacctctcctcaggggcaccctgGCCATTCCACCACCAGCTCGCTTAAATAAAATTACTCtgttgattagccaaacaacgtGTGCTAGTGGTtgcgttatatatatatatataaattagaGGTATATTGCATGATTGCTGCAAATAGTGGGGTAACTTTAGGAGACGTGGCATTTTGACAGTTtgacaccaacatgaagatcatttaaacaccaTATTGACTGCCTGAGAACTACTAGTAACTACTAGAGGGCGTCATACTGTAATAATGTTTGATTTAAGCCAATAATTAAGATTAAGTAAGAGTCATCCAGCCCTGTGGCTCTGCCTCACCCTTCATGAAGTGTTGTGCCCCATCCAGGCACTCAGGAGACAGCTCGTTGTCTCCGAAGGACCCCAGCAGCTCGCTGACGATGATGTCGGCCTTCTCGGGCGCCGCCCACTGCCGCATGTCGCAGGAGACCACCGTCACCTGATCGCCCCACTCTTCGAACTTCCAGTTCTCCAGCCTGAAGAGAGGACAGAGGGGAGAACGGCAGCCAATAAGACAGAAGGCGAAGGAACGAGAGGAcgagccccccccacccagctccaGCACGGCGTGCTCACGTGATGACGGCGTTGGGGTTCTTCTCCACGGCGTAGATGCGGAGCTTCCGATCGGCCTGCTTCGCCGCGCGGAGGGAGGCGTTGACCAAGGGGCCCCGCCCGGCCCCCAGCACCATCAGAACCCTGGCAGAGAGAGGCTTTGTCAAAATACACCAAGCATCGCATGACGGGCTGCATATCGTCATGCTACGAATGGCTGCTTCCTTACAGAAGTCAATGCTTAACGCCCACAGCGTAGCCTGTAGCCAACACATACATGGACAGCTTGAAGCACTGCTTCCAATGGTGCTTCAAACAGGAGGAGCATGCTGGGGTAAACAGGAGGCACTACTCACTGCACGTTGGTGTCCTTCTCCTCTTCTGGGACTCTGTCGAGCAGGCACTTGTACACAGCCTGGGGGACAAACCCGACAGGTCATGCCAGTCTGTGCCACGAGCAGCCAAACAATGACGGCAACagaaggcacaaggaagactcAGCAGCTAGTACTGGGATAGGACTAAACGGGAAAACCGGCCGTACCTGCTGGTACTGGGAGTATTTAATGGGATCCTTCTCAAACACCTCGTACGTCTGGGACTCCAGGTTATCCATGAGGGGCTAAAACGGACGACGGAGAGCCGTGTCAAAACCAGCCAGAGCCACCACCAAAACATCAAGTCACGTCGACTCTTATGCCAGCATCCAGAGATATATTCACGGTGAGAGTAGATGGATATTAATACAGACTGAAGAACCAAAAAGGTGAAAACTTCATAAGTAACTATAAAATTACAGTTAAAACATCTGAAATAAGATGCTAAACATTAGCTATACATCAAAAATAAATCTAAAGCTTCTGGCTTGACTTATTAAAAACAGTAGAATAACTCCACCTAAGGGGGTTAAATGACAGATAACACAATACAGCGCGTTTAACAGGTAAAGGAGCGTCACATGAAGGATTCACAGGTGGATCGTCACCTGCAAGTAAAAACACGAGTCAGCCGGCCGTGGTCCGTGTGACGCCCTGTACAGGCGGCCTGGCCCCAGTGATTCTCTAAGTTGACTTTTGTCATCTTCCCCATAACTGGACTGATTTCCTAGTTAGTTAATATTTTAATCCCATTCATCTTGCCATATTTTCTTTATATGAGAAAAGAGTGGAGGATTTAAGGTAGTATTGAACACTTGAGTATCTGAGTTTAGACCAGCAGTAAAAAACAGTGACAGGCTGCACCTGCAGAGGGGATTGAAGGTAATCCTCATAGCCTCTCGCAAATAACTCATAGGAGTTGGGGGCGGGTCGATTCTGGTTCAGGTACTCCAGGTACTGCAGGTAGGATCGGAAATCCTTTTCACTGTGGCGGCTGGTCCCAGTGAAGATGAACTGGGCCTCGAGCTGGGACAGAAATGTTGGGCAGGCTTAACGTCAGCATTTAATCGCAACTTTCCACAAACCCGCCGTGTTTCCCGGTGCTGTACCTTGAACAGGCGGAATATTATTCGTTGATGGGCCTTAGACAGGACAGGAAACCCCTTCTTATTGGTCAGGAAGATGCTAGTTGGCAGAACGGCTGCTTTGATTGGCTCGCCGAGCCACTTGTCGATCACATCATCTGAGGGCATGTCTGCCCCGATCTCAATGGCTGTCCCAGAAGAAAGTGGAAGAGTAACACAAAGTGGCCTGGTATTTGTAGACATCAGAAATAAAGATCTCCTTACAACTGAAAGCAAGTTTCTGCACAAACACGACTTCAGTCTGAGTATCAATACCACAGATGACTAGATACATTTCATGTGTTTCCTGTCAGACTCATTTCTTTGCATGTGACTCTGGGCCGTGGAGTCATTCTCTTGTTACTCCATGGATCTTACCCAGGCAGACCCTCTTGTTGTAGTCGCAGAGTGACCTGAACGAATGCCACCTGGGAATCAGAGAGGAGCAACGTGGGTCCATCAGAACAGAAGGCAGGCATATGTCGGGAAATAAACATCTGAGAGCAACACATGTCAACATGCATACAGACCACAGAGGTGCAGACCTCAGCATGCTAGTAAAGTGGTCGTTTCATGCAACGCCTCAAGACCCATGTGTTCCATTAATTCCTCTACTAGTCTGATGTCTCATTACATTTCCTGAATGTCCTTATGCTGCACTTGTGCTCCTTGAATAGTCTTATAAGAatcttgctttgttagaagttgttGTGCATCTCCTGCTCCAAttctgcttacacttgtacctaagcattcactggaagctcagccaagctgcactAATGCCTCGTTGACTCCTCGACTGCCGTTTGTCTGTAATGCGCTacttgcctcacttgtacatcactATGCACAAAAGCACCTGTTAAATAAGTAAGATGTAATGTTAATAGATGATTTAGTCAAGATATAAGAGTCTATCTAAACAACAATGCCCCTGGCAGGACCTCAGATCATGAGGTGTGATACCTGACCACAACGCTACACTGACACAACGATCATCCAGGCCTCAATTCTGCTCAGTGGAGTATGGATGTAGCCAGAGACTTAAAACTCACCAAGACCAGGTCTGCTCATCGTCGCTGGCTTCGGTGCAGTGATTCATTGGGTCGTTCTCGATGAGGTCATCGCGGACGTCTTCAGGAGCCACCAGAGGCACACGAATCCAGaacttcaaaaagaaaaaaaacccaaaaacaaataaatatacaaataagaGTGAGGAAGTGTACAGCGGCCGGCAACGGTTTGCATAAGAGAGCGACTGGCTGGTACCTTACCATGCAGGAATGGTGGCCCGTGTTGATGTGGTTGAGCAGAACACGGGCCAGATTGGCACAGTGGGGGCCCTTCAATGGGATCAAGAACGCTGGCAGGCCGAGGTAGGCAGAGAAGTTCAGCTCTTGCACCAAAGCCTATAAATCAGAATTAAAATCAGGAATTGGGTTTGTGCATGTACATGCAAAGAATGCTTTAGTAAAATACCACATGCACAAACAATATAATGAGTACAGCGACTTATTTGCAATGAGGTGTTGCTCTGAATCCCACATCCAgcatgggggttggggggggggggctgtgggaaTTGCACACAGATGGCCCGCTGCCCCAGACTCACCGCCTCCGAGTTTCTTCTTTCCATCTCCAGCTCGGAATCCGTCTCGATCCATGGCGACAGCTTGCCCACTATCAACGTATTCCAATCTGACAAGAAGCGAAGGGTTACACTACCACCACAGCCATCGCCATCGGCGTTTGATGTGCTCCAATCCCATCCAGAGCTCAACGCAACGCTGTAGATGCATTACTCTCTCTAAACTCATACCCAGCAACATGTCAATGGGTAACACACAGAGGCTGAGCTCCTCTCCCTGCCGTGAGTCCCGGGGATCGGGAACCCTCACCTCTCCCGCACAGCAGCAGGTCGGAGCGCGTCTGAGCGCCACGCCGGGACCGAGCCGGGTCCTGTTCAAACTCCCTCCTGAAGCGTGGGTGGAACAGCGGCATGCACAGGAAGTCGAATCTGGTAGGGAGGGTTTAGTCTGAGGTCAAGTACCAAATAATTTACACAACAGACATGAATAGCCGATACACTGAATTAAACACATTTTACCTTTGtttatataaacatttatatatttcaagctCTGAATAAGGCAAGAAACCCCttttaacattaatatttttggtCGGGACAGGCAGCACCTACATGCGTGCCCTAATAAAGGCCTCTGGAGTTTAGAGTGCTTGGTTGAAATAATTCATTTACTGGCACATTTTTTCCAGTTCAAATCACAGTAGGACTGCAAACTGCTCCAAAatataaaatcaataaaatgcATAAACTACAATATACCCACAATGGTGACGAccaatttataaaaaaataaaaacctcaAATCATGGTTATTACCATCTTACAATagcaaatatactgtatgttactGCTGACTAAGTGGGCATGGTTGACGGTAATCATATTTAACATCCCATTTTTAAACTGCATTAATCCTAATAATTTAGGTGCAACGTAATTCGCAATTGATGTATTTAACTAAAACCAATAAATGAATTTGATCCCTTGGGCACAGAGAACCAGGCAGATAATAGGTTCAGCCTTTCTCCACATAGAACACCATAACTTCTCCGCTGGTCAGGCAAGGTAAATTAAACAGATTTAGAAGCGTGCAGTAACAGTGTAACTCGTTATCTCCTAGGGCAGCCATTCGGCTACCATCACGGGCACGTGTGAGATAAACTTAGCGACCTGCTGCTATCCGGCTACTCCAAGTGAGCATCACGTGCGGCTAACTAGCCAAAAGCGCATCCGTCCGCTTCAATTTTTAATTCAACATTAAAAAACGAAACCCCCGATTGTTC
The Paramormyrops kingsleyae isolate MSU_618 chromosome 4, PKINGS_0.4, whole genome shotgun sequence genome window above contains:
- the prmt5 gene encoding protein arginine N-methyltransferase 5 isoform X2: MPLFHPRFRREFEQDPARSRRGAQTRSDLLLCGRDWNTLIVGKLSPWIETDSELEMERRNSEAALVQELNFSAYLGLPAFLIPLKGPHCANLARVLLNHINTGHHSCMFWIRVPLVAPEDVRDDLIENDPMNHCTEASDDEQTWSWWHSFRSLCDYNKRVCLAIEIGADMPSDDVIDKWLGEPIKAAVLPTSIFLTNKKGFPVLSKAHQRIIFRLFKLEAQFIFTGTSRHSEKDFRSYLQYLEYLNQNRPAPNSYELFARGYEDYLQSPLQPLMDNLESQTYEVFEKDPIKYSQYQQAVYKCLLDRVPEEEKDTNVQVLMVLGAGRGPLVNASLRAAKQADRKLRIYAVEKNPNAVITLENWKFEEWGDQVTVVSCDMRQWAAPEKADIIVSELLGSFGDNELSPECLDGAQHFMKDDGVSIPSSYTSFLAPLSSSKLYNEVRGCRERDKDPECHFETPYVVRLHNFHQLAEPKPCFSFSHPSTDMNNNRYQCLRFSVGCNSVLHGFAGYFESTLYKDVTLSIKPETHSPGMFSWFPILFPLKQPISLSRGDHVSVRFWRCNNGKKVWYEWAVTEPVCSAIHNPAGRSYTIGL
- the prmt5 gene encoding protein arginine N-methyltransferase 5 isoform X1 translates to MMASASTGSRVSCGRDLNCVPEVADTLAAVAKLGFDFLCMPLFHPRFRREFEQDPARSRRGAQTRSDLLLCGRDWNTLIVGKLSPWIETDSELEMERRNSEAALVQELNFSAYLGLPAFLIPLKGPHCANLARVLLNHINTGHHSCMFWIRVPLVAPEDVRDDLIENDPMNHCTEASDDEQTWSWWHSFRSLCDYNKRVCLAIEIGADMPSDDVIDKWLGEPIKAAVLPTSIFLTNKKGFPVLSKAHQRIIFRLFKLEAQFIFTGTSRHSEKDFRSYLQYLEYLNQNRPAPNSYELFARGYEDYLQSPLQPLMDNLESQTYEVFEKDPIKYSQYQQAVYKCLLDRVPEEEKDTNVQVLMVLGAGRGPLVNASLRAAKQADRKLRIYAVEKNPNAVITLENWKFEEWGDQVTVVSCDMRQWAAPEKADIIVSELLGSFGDNELSPECLDGAQHFMKDDGVSIPSSYTSFLAPLSSSKLYNEVRGCRERDKDPECHFETPYVVRLHNFHQLAEPKPCFSFSHPSTDMNNNRYQCLRFSVGCNSVLHGFAGYFESTLYKDVTLSIKPETHSPGMFSWFPILFPLKQPISLSRGDHVSVRFWRCNNGKKVWYEWAVTEPVCSAIHNPAGRSYTIGL